The following proteins come from a genomic window of Paenibacillus sp. CAA11:
- a CDS encoding aminotransferase-like domain-containing protein, producing the protein MFNDFKLTDRDRPAYIQVKDYLKRLILRGALQENQKLPSTREMSTLLSVSRNTVIAAYTDLEEERLLYAVPGKGSYVAAVQSSVTDEELSWQTNWDSRINSYARKAVELDRMKHGIRAGRGFISFTSIAPDEELFDLENVRRAFMDRMAIEGNVLLNYGYAKGYKPLIEYLKRYMEQKGVDLEGKDLLITSGFTEGFDIVLSALGRTHGTVLCENPTHHTAIKNLKLNGFEITGIEMEDDGLNLQQLKQALSERAYDCAYLVPSYHNPTGIVTSPARRIAVMKLLAEHQIPVIEDGFNEELRYSSSHALPLMSLAGQGNGVIYLGSFSKVLFPGMRVGWVLADRELVSYLESIKRARNIHTSTLDQSVLYQYLHNGHLDKYLKKARSIYKRKFEWTRKCCEQFIPFAKVSGDGGLHLFLKFNPDFDTHLLLEACSEQGVVFTPGDMFYTDERGRNTMRIGFSRVSENDIERGLRIIGRTAAELLGKRL; encoded by the coding sequence ATGTTTAATGATTTCAAGCTTACAGATCGGGACCGGCCTGCCTACATCCAGGTCAAAGACTATTTAAAACGGCTAATTCTAAGGGGCGCGCTGCAGGAGAATCAGAAGCTGCCTTCGACTAGAGAAATGAGCACGCTGCTCTCGGTCAGCCGCAACACTGTGATCGCTGCGTATACCGATCTTGAGGAGGAGAGGCTGCTATATGCTGTTCCGGGCAAAGGCAGCTATGTAGCCGCTGTTCAATCCTCCGTTACCGATGAAGAGCTCTCCTGGCAGACCAACTGGGACTCCCGAATCAATTCTTATGCACGCAAGGCTGTGGAGCTGGACCGGATGAAGCATGGCATACGTGCAGGCAGAGGCTTTATTTCCTTTACAAGCATCGCACCTGATGAAGAGCTGTTTGATCTGGAAAATGTCAGACGGGCGTTCATGGACAGAATGGCGATTGAAGGAAATGTGCTGCTGAATTACGGTTATGCCAAGGGTTATAAGCCATTAATCGAATATTTAAAGCGCTATATGGAACAGAAGGGTGTAGATTTGGAAGGGAAGGATCTCTTGATTACCAGCGGTTTTACGGAAGGATTCGATATCGTCTTATCTGCGTTGGGCCGTACTCATGGTACCGTGCTTTGTGAGAATCCGACGCACCATACCGCGATCAAAAATCTCAAGCTGAATGGATTTGAGATTACCGGGATCGAGATGGAGGATGACGGTCTGAATCTTCAGCAGCTGAAGCAAGCGCTGTCCGAGCGGGCATACGATTGTGCGTATCTGGTTCCTTCTTACCACAACCCAACAGGGATCGTAACTTCTCCGGCAAGAAGGATTGCTGTGATGAAGCTCCTGGCAGAGCATCAAATCCCCGTCATCGAGGACGGCTTTAATGAAGAGCTCCGCTATTCAAGCTCACATGCATTGCCTTTAATGTCACTTGCAGGACAGGGGAACGGGGTCATCTATCTGGGAAGCTTCTCCAAGGTGCTGTTTCCGGGAATGCGGGTAGGGTGGGTGCTTGCCGATAGGGAACTTGTTTCTTATTTGGAGAGTATTAAACGGGCTCGTAACATTCATACTTCAACGCTTGATCAGTCGGTGCTGTACCAATACCTGCACAACGGCCATTTGGATAAATATTTGAAGAAAGCACGCTCCATATACAAGAGGAAATTTGAATGGACGCGGAAGTGCTGTGAACAATTCATCCCTTTTGCCAAGGTTTCTGGAGATGGAGGACTGCATCTTTTCCTAAAATTCAATCCGGATTTTGATACACATCTGCTATTAGAAGCGTGTTCTGAGCAGGGCGTCGTCTTTACGCCTGGGGATATGTTCTATACGGATGAAAGGGGCAGAAACACCATGCGGATTGGTTTTTCCCGGGTCAGTGAGAATGATATAGAAAGAGGACTTCGGATCATCGGGCGAACGGCTGCCGAGCTGCTTGGCAAAAGATTATAA
- a CDS encoding D-alanine--D-alanine ligase: MRVGVIMGGNSSEREISLLTGKEMLAHLDTRKYDAIPIEIRDTEELAARDLDIDFVLLALHGSSGEDGTVQAMLESMGIPYSGSSPAASNLCMDKNSSKKLLRSSGIPTPDWLCWRSQNDYSEEAVQQLGYPAFVKPNTGGSSVGALPVTGEESLKAAVQEASRWDTAVLIEQLIEGRELTCSILGREVLPILSIRPQTSGWFDYRAKYEMGGADEQVADLPPAVKIREEEVALATYRVLNCSVYARIDMMLHQGIPYVLEANTLPGLTQTSLMPKSAAAAGISFSELLDRIIELSLQERNKDRKGIIHE; the protein is encoded by the coding sequence ATGAGAGTAGGCGTTATCATGGGAGGAAATTCCTCGGAAAGGGAAATATCCTTGTTAACCGGAAAGGAAATGCTGGCGCATCTGGATACACGTAAATATGACGCGATCCCTATAGAAATTCGGGACACAGAGGAACTAGCTGCCAGAGATTTAGACATCGATTTTGTTCTGCTTGCGCTGCATGGGTCTTCCGGCGAAGATGGGACCGTTCAGGCGATGCTGGAATCGATGGGCATCCCCTATTCGGGGAGCAGCCCTGCGGCCAGTAACCTATGCATGGATAAAAACAGCTCCAAAAAGCTGCTGCGCTCCTCCGGTATTCCTACCCCGGATTGGCTGTGTTGGAGGAGCCAAAATGACTACTCGGAGGAGGCCGTGCAGCAGCTTGGATATCCGGCCTTCGTTAAACCGAATACGGGCGGTTCCAGCGTGGGGGCATTGCCAGTAACCGGTGAGGAGTCGCTTAAGGCCGCGGTACAGGAGGCTTCTCGTTGGGATACCGCTGTGTTAATCGAACAATTAATCGAAGGCCGTGAACTGACCTGTTCCATTCTAGGCAGGGAAGTGCTTCCTATCCTGAGCATTCGTCCCCAAACTTCCGGATGGTTCGATTACCGGGCTAAATATGAAATGGGAGGAGCGGATGAGCAGGTCGCTGATCTGCCTCCAGCTGTTAAAATACGGGAGGAAGAAGTGGCACTGGCCACTTATCGAGTGTTAAATTGCAGCGTCTACGCCCGAATTGACATGATGCTACACCAAGGGATTCCATACGTCCTTGAAGCCAACACCTTGCCTGGCTTGACACAGACCAGTCTGATGCCCAAAAGTGCTGCAGCGGCAGGCATAAGCTTCTCAGAATTGCTTGACCGCATTATTGAGCTGTCGCTTCAAGAAAGAAACAAGGATAGGAAGGGAATCATCCATGAATAA
- the alr gene encoding alanine racemase: MNKQTFFYRDTWVDVDLGHIAENVSLIKQQLPEEVAIIAVVKANAYGHGDLQVAQTALAAGASYLAVAFLDEAIALREQGIHAPILVLGATRARDAHVAAAYRVTLTVYQTDWIEEAKYVLEDQEQLAVHLKLDTGMGRIGIRNSEELQQIEHSLKGVGRFNLEGVFTHFSTADGPDEAYFQDQYKKFQELLAVMEHLPPLVHCSNSAAALRYPAVHCNAVRIGIAMYGLAPSPTMKQQMSVSLKEAFSLHSKLVHVKKVAKGEKIGYGATYETQKDEWIGTLPIGYADGWIRKLQGQEVLVKGQRVPIVGRICMDQCMIRLPFEVEVGTPVTLIGCNGGQRISIDEIAGSLDTINYEVPCLIGSRVPRVYTY; the protein is encoded by the coding sequence ATGAATAAGCAGACGTTTTTTTATAGAGATACATGGGTAGATGTTGACCTTGGACATATCGCTGAGAATGTGAGCCTGATCAAGCAGCAGCTGCCTGAAGAGGTGGCGATCATCGCTGTAGTCAAAGCAAATGCATACGGACATGGAGATTTGCAGGTGGCACAAACAGCGCTTGCTGCAGGCGCATCCTACCTTGCTGTTGCATTTCTGGATGAAGCCATCGCGCTTAGAGAGCAGGGGATCCATGCCCCAATTCTTGTATTGGGCGCTACGAGGGCAAGAGACGCACATGTGGCAGCAGCTTACCGCGTTACGTTAACCGTTTATCAAACTGATTGGATCGAGGAAGCGAAATATGTGCTAGAAGATCAGGAACAGCTTGCGGTGCATCTAAAGCTTGATACCGGGATGGGCCGGATCGGCATAAGAAACTCAGAAGAACTACAGCAAATAGAACATAGCTTAAAGGGAGTCGGCCGTTTCAACCTGGAAGGCGTATTTACGCATTTTTCCACCGCTGACGGGCCAGATGAGGCTTATTTTCAAGACCAGTATAAGAAATTTCAGGAGCTGCTTGCTGTTATGGAGCATCTGCCTCCCCTCGTACACTGCAGCAATAGTGCGGCTGCTCTTCGGTATCCGGCTGTACATTGCAATGCAGTTCGGATCGGTATTGCTATGTATGGGCTGGCGCCCTCTCCCACAATGAAACAGCAGATGTCAGTATCTTTGAAAGAAGCCTTCTCGCTGCATAGCAAGCTGGTACATGTAAAAAAGGTGGCTAAAGGAGAAAAAATCGGTTATGGAGCCACCTATGAGACCCAAAAGGACGAGTGGATCGGAACGCTTCCCATCGGCTATGCTGATGGCTGGATCCGCAAGCTGCAAGGGCAGGAGGTGCTTGTAAAGGGACAACGGGTCCCTATTGTAGGCAGAATATGCATGGATCAATGTATGATCCGACTGCCATTTGAAGTTGAAGTGGGTACGCCAGTTACATTAATTGGCTGTAATGGCGGACAAAGAATATCAATCGATGAAATAGCGGGCTCGCTGGACACGATTAATTACGAAGTTCCTTGTCTGATTGGGTCCCGGGTTCCGAGGGTTTATACGTATTAA
- a CDS encoding glycoside hydrolase family 43 protein, whose protein sequence is MENRMLPPNNTNGLPRKLNRGVPAWKEKISHLEGTVYNPLIWADIPDPDVIRVGEIYYMTSTTMHFNPGVPVMKSYDLVHWNIVNYVYDTLEDGDEQRLSNGRSEYGKGSWASSLRFHSGKFYVVFSSNSAGKTYIYQTLDIEKGPWTRSTLAFYHDMSLLFDDDGRVYLVHGSGDIRITELTSDATMEKEDGLNKVIIRNASLIAGPNVGLPAEGAHIQKINGYYYISLITWPKGGMRTQLIYRSDTIDGPYEGRVALQDAGIAQGGLIDTCSGDWYALLFGDRGSVGRIPYLVPVTWKDDWPILGYQGKVPDSLSLPLHRTESNLVTSDEFDQRSESASSSSNLALAWQWNHNPDGHSWSLTERPGFLRLKNGRICRELLDARNTLTQRSFGPESSGCIAIEVGHMKDGDTAGLAALQENYGFVGVKMNGSAKSIVMANGSTAQLQVIESIPLTQDRVYLKIEFDFYHLTDKAYFYYSLDGNLWTPIGNTLQMTYTLPHFVGYRFALFNYATVTAGGYVDFDYFRVDDQITANHKSNSDLRSTEDPLLTKEVDGK, encoded by the coding sequence TTGGAGAACAGGATGTTACCGCCGAATAATACGAACGGTTTACCAAGAAAACTAAACCGAGGTGTACCCGCATGGAAAGAGAAAATCAGCCATTTAGAGGGAACTGTCTATAATCCGTTGATCTGGGCCGATATTCCAGACCCCGATGTAATACGGGTTGGAGAAATCTATTATATGACCAGCACGACCATGCATTTCAACCCAGGCGTTCCGGTGATGAAGTCGTACGATCTCGTACATTGGAATATTGTTAACTATGTCTACGATACTCTAGAAGATGGTGACGAACAAAGACTGAGCAATGGTCGTAGCGAGTATGGAAAAGGCTCCTGGGCAAGCAGTCTACGCTTTCATAGCGGTAAATTCTATGTTGTATTCTCATCCAATTCGGCGGGGAAGACATATATTTACCAAACGTTGGACATTGAGAAAGGCCCCTGGACACGTTCGACACTTGCTTTCTATCATGATATGTCCTTGCTCTTCGATGACGATGGTCGTGTGTATCTCGTGCATGGCAGCGGTGACATACGAATTACAGAGCTCACATCGGACGCGACAATGGAGAAAGAGGACGGTCTGAACAAAGTAATTATCAGAAATGCTAGTTTGATTGCGGGCCCGAACGTCGGCCTTCCCGCAGAAGGTGCTCATATCCAGAAGATAAATGGATATTATTATATATCTCTGATTACTTGGCCTAAAGGCGGCATGCGAACACAGCTGATCTATCGTTCTGACACCATTGATGGACCTTATGAGGGGAGAGTAGCTCTTCAGGATGCTGGTATCGCTCAGGGTGGTCTGATCGATACCTGTTCAGGAGACTGGTATGCGCTTTTGTTCGGAGATCGGGGTTCTGTCGGCCGAATTCCTTACCTCGTACCGGTAACCTGGAAAGATGACTGGCCGATTTTGGGATATCAAGGCAAAGTCCCTGACTCTCTATCCTTGCCGCTTCATCGTACAGAATCAAACCTTGTAACCTCTGATGAGTTTGATCAACGGTCTGAATCTGCTTCTTCCTCTTCCAATCTGGCTCTAGCGTGGCAATGGAATCATAACCCAGATGGTCATTCCTGGTCTCTTACAGAACGTCCTGGCTTCTTGCGGCTTAAGAATGGACGCATATGCCGAGAGCTTCTAGACGCCCGCAACACTTTAACACAGAGAAGCTTTGGTCCAGAAAGTTCTGGCTGCATTGCTATTGAAGTGGGTCATATGAAAGATGGGGATACAGCTGGTCTTGCTGCATTACAGGAGAACTATGGTTTTGTTGGTGTTAAAATGAACGGTTCCGCTAAATCTATCGTTATGGCTAACGGTAGCACTGCACAACTGCAAGTCATTGAAAGTATCCCTCTAACTCAGGATCGCGTTTATTTAAAAATTGAATTTGATTTTTACCATTTAACTGATAAGGCATATTTTTATTACAGCCTTGACGGCAATCTATGGACACCCATTGGCAATACACTTCAAATGACCTATACACTCCCTCATTTTGTTGGATATCGATTTGCATTATTTAACTACGCTACAGTCACTGCTGGAGGATATGTTGATTTTGATTATTTTAGGGTGGACGACCAGATTACTGCTAATCACAAATCTAATTCTGATCTGAGAAGCACAGAAGATCCATTATTAACGAAAGAGGTAGATGGCAAATGA
- a CDS encoding SGNH/GDSL hydrolase family protein, translated as MNENFLRDLRSNVGDGDGPIAPKDPVAKRSGFYVIHESLIESTVRPDGKLSHEIYLEGRLAEKARYTGGVLDESILTQLGNSSGFRQLVHSIGISVKAEDSEISSVQFTMENREVISPYESGSQFTISCPADGSEVILILDQYERSPNDEVPGKFTFEFEQGGVVATASVKFYLHDGYQVPEATTEPPIDFESQAYHEMIAKSLLNKGNNRRLKAAIKKAKKGEEVTIAYIGGSITQGATAVPLHKECYAYRSYNLFKQMFGQDGTEKVHLIKAGVGGTPSELGLVRYERDVLRDGAVNPEIVIVEFAVNDAGDETRGNCYESLVLKALNSPNKPAVILLFSVFIDDWNLQERLAPVGWHYNLPMVSIKDAVVDQFRLSRAEGKVISKKQFFYDIYHPTNAGHKIMSDCLGWLFEVTDRSSLDEQDITTDKPPMIGNDFVNVRLLDRRNADAIADLDIGSFREIDTDLQMVELDDHPYASPQFPYNWMHAGNDESQGFKMTIFCKRLLLVYKDSGKSEFGTAEIWVDGKLFKTADPHENNWTHCNAVILVNEQVAAEHTIEIKMAAEHKEKQFTILAFGYGL; from the coding sequence ATGAACGAAAATTTCCTGAGAGACCTTCGCTCAAATGTGGGTGATGGTGACGGGCCAATTGCCCCCAAAGATCCGGTTGCCAAACGCAGCGGATTTTATGTTATTCATGAATCTCTGATCGAGTCTACTGTTCGTCCGGATGGCAAGCTTTCACATGAGATATATCTGGAAGGCCGGCTAGCCGAGAAAGCTCGTTATACAGGTGGGGTTTTGGATGAGAGCATTCTGACCCAATTAGGAAACTCCAGTGGTTTTCGTCAGTTAGTACATAGTATTGGGATCTCAGTCAAAGCAGAAGACAGCGAGATATCCTCCGTTCAATTTACCATGGAGAACCGGGAAGTAATCAGTCCATATGAATCAGGCTCTCAATTTACAATCTCCTGCCCGGCGGACGGCTCAGAAGTAATTCTAATTCTGGATCAGTACGAGCGGTCTCCAAATGATGAAGTTCCCGGGAAATTCACCTTTGAATTCGAGCAGGGAGGGGTGGTTGCGACTGCCAGCGTAAAGTTCTACCTCCATGATGGCTATCAAGTTCCGGAGGCTACAACAGAACCACCGATTGACTTTGAATCACAGGCCTATCACGAAATGATTGCCAAATCCCTTCTAAACAAAGGCAACAATAGACGGTTAAAGGCAGCTATCAAAAAAGCGAAGAAAGGCGAGGAAGTTACGATCGCTTATATCGGCGGGTCTATTACTCAAGGTGCAACAGCTGTACCGCTTCATAAGGAATGCTATGCCTATCGTTCATATAATCTCTTCAAGCAAATGTTTGGACAGGACGGAACGGAGAAGGTGCATCTCATTAAAGCAGGAGTGGGCGGAACGCCATCAGAGCTGGGCCTCGTTCGTTATGAACGGGATGTGCTAAGAGATGGGGCTGTGAATCCGGAAATAGTGATTGTGGAGTTCGCTGTTAACGATGCCGGTGACGAAACACGGGGAAACTGTTATGAAAGCTTGGTGCTTAAAGCATTGAACTCCCCCAACAAGCCCGCCGTGATCCTACTGTTCAGCGTGTTCATAGACGACTGGAATTTGCAAGAACGGCTGGCTCCTGTAGGCTGGCACTACAACCTACCTATGGTTAGCATAAAGGATGCTGTAGTTGACCAGTTCCGTCTGAGCAGAGCTGAAGGTAAGGTCATTTCGAAGAAGCAGTTTTTCTATGATATCTATCATCCAACCAATGCTGGACATAAGATTATGTCTGATTGTCTAGGCTGGTTGTTCGAAGTAACAGACCGCTCCTCTCTGGATGAGCAGGACATCACTACAGATAAGCCGCCGATGATTGGAAATGACTTTGTTAACGTGCGGCTGCTGGACCGCCGGAATGCAGATGCGATTGCTGATCTTGACATAGGCAGCTTCAGAGAAATTGACACCGATCTGCAGATGGTGGAATTGGATGATCATCCCTATGCTTCTCCTCAATTCCCATATAATTGGATGCACGCCGGCAATGATGAAAGTCAGGGCTTCAAGATGACGATCTTCTGCAAGCGCCTTCTCCTTGTGTACAAGGACTCAGGAAAGAGCGAATTTGGAACAGCGGAAATATGGGTTGATGGCAAGCTCTTTAAAACTGCTGATCCCCACGAGAACAATTGGACACACTGTAATGCTGTAATTCTGGTCAATGAGCAGGTTGCTGCTGAACATACGATTGAAATCAAGATGGCTGCTGAGCACAAGGAGAAGCAGTTTACCATACTGGCCTTTGGTTACGGGCTGTGA
- a CDS encoding extracellular solute-binding protein: MTKNDERHHSYRGPGLSKYNPPIVLTFVQENSDELEDLINVLPGETLENNRWSQLYEQVLGIQIKYDWAAKGNLYYQKLGVALASGNLPDIVRVNGEQLRQLSNAGMIQDLTQVYEDYAAPLTKEILGQEGTGPFEAATVDGKLMGIPETDSSIEEAEFIWIRTDWLERLGLQPPKTMQDVLVISKAFTDQDPDQNKKKDTMGLPITQNLWDPVMGLTGFMAGYEAYPNLWIQEDSGKLVYGAVQPSVKKALKVLQDMYRTGQIDKEFMYNDGVKVKEQLTNGKYGMMYGQQWGSFWVEANYSQDRSARWKAFPIVSNTEKAAKVPLRFATHQFLAVKKGYAHPEAIVKLLNLHLEKNWGATAEYETYYSTPYPVWKLSPVTPYPALKNLDAYYQIEEARRTGNSAVLKDEARAIQKYMDGFVTRNDLIGWGWEKTYGPTGAFAILDHYRKNNQLLYDSFAGASTDTMIDMEPILDTLKNDTFINIIIGRPLEDFDSFVKEWYRLGGAKMTEEVNEWYRNKKE; encoded by the coding sequence ATGACGAAAAATGATGAGAGACATCATAGTTATAGGGGACCAGGATTAAGTAAATACAACCCGCCTATTGTACTTACCTTCGTACAGGAGAATAGCGATGAACTTGAGGATCTGATCAATGTCCTTCCGGGTGAGACACTGGAGAACAATCGCTGGAGCCAGCTCTATGAGCAGGTGCTTGGTATTCAGATTAAATATGATTGGGCTGCTAAAGGAAATTTATATTATCAAAAGCTGGGAGTAGCCCTTGCCTCAGGGAATCTGCCGGATATCGTAAGGGTAAATGGCGAGCAGCTCCGACAGCTCAGCAATGCAGGAATGATACAAGATTTGACTCAAGTCTACGAGGATTATGCGGCTCCATTGACCAAAGAAATTCTTGGTCAGGAAGGAACAGGCCCCTTTGAAGCTGCTACTGTGGACGGGAAACTGATGGGAATACCTGAGACGGATTCATCGATCGAAGAGGCTGAGTTCATATGGATCCGAACCGATTGGCTTGAGCGTTTAGGGTTGCAGCCGCCGAAGACGATGCAAGATGTGCTCGTCATCTCTAAAGCTTTTACGGACCAAGACCCTGATCAAAACAAAAAGAAGGATACCATGGGCTTGCCTATAACGCAGAACCTATGGGACCCTGTTATGGGTCTAACTGGTTTTATGGCAGGTTATGAAGCCTATCCTAACCTATGGATACAGGAGGATTCAGGAAAGCTAGTTTATGGAGCCGTTCAGCCATCAGTAAAGAAAGCATTAAAGGTGCTTCAGGACATGTATCGGACAGGGCAAATAGATAAAGAATTTATGTACAATGACGGTGTCAAAGTAAAGGAACAGCTCACCAATGGGAAATACGGGATGATGTATGGGCAACAGTGGGGCTCTTTTTGGGTTGAGGCCAATTATTCACAAGACCGTTCAGCAAGGTGGAAGGCTTTCCCGATCGTTTCCAATACAGAAAAAGCAGCCAAAGTACCATTACGGTTTGCTACCCACCAATTTCTTGCTGTGAAAAAAGGGTATGCCCATCCTGAAGCGATCGTGAAGCTATTGAATCTGCATTTGGAGAAGAACTGGGGTGCCACAGCCGAATATGAAACCTACTACAGCACCCCTTATCCAGTATGGAAGCTATCTCCAGTGACTCCATATCCCGCTCTTAAGAATCTCGATGCTTATTACCAAATTGAAGAGGCTCGTCGGACGGGCAACTCTGCTGTCCTTAAAGATGAAGCTAGAGCGATTCAAAAATATATGGATGGCTTTGTCACAAGAAATGACTTAATAGGATGGGGATGGGAAAAAACCTATGGACCTACCGGTGCTTTTGCCATTCTCGATCATTATAGGAAGAATAACCAGCTATTGTACGACAGCTTTGCAGGCGCTTCAACAGACACCATGATAGATATGGAACCAATTCTCGATACGCTTAAGAATGATACTTTTATAAATATTATCATTGGTCGTCCGCTTGAAGATTTCGATTCCTTCGTCAAGGAGTGGTATCGATTAGGCGGGGCGAAGATGACGGAAGAAGTGAATGAATGGTACCGAAATAAGAAGGAATAA
- a CDS encoding sensor histidine kinase, with protein MNREIEWLEIQQFDILQEGELNRIAVTWQQMDRVEQRRSINYVLRRLVSIKNSSAYVKDIYVHIPSINKTISANSAVHALERERYEQIRSMGGPGASRLVRQGDSLQLSAFRFGGKHNKEPLCTVQVEIDSEKLKDTLQLLNVYPGSGSMLISKDSGFQVESRGASQEVIEAFKRKAGGRTDNTIILGIEGHKYHFNMADSNKLNLSLLSYLPEETVKRPLYKFNRWAWLFMITSVFALLVYIISTYRFVHRPLLLLVQSFRRMESGILNSQIKHAQKDEFGYLYDRFNQMLIKLQTLIDQDYKQKLMMQKAELKQLQSQINPHFLYNSFFILNSLAKTGDIERIEKFTVMLGEYYRFITRNSEDNVPLSEEIKHARRYMEIQQLRFSRRIRVQFDELPKEMERIKVPRLIVQPIIENAYEHSLEKVQKEGLLRVTFAQSSGEWTISVEDNGICLDDAEIEMLKEHLAHHTKSHEMTGLMNIHRRIVLTYGEGSGLIISRSELNGLKIVIRIQAKEEILDV; from the coding sequence TTGAACCGGGAAATAGAATGGCTAGAAATTCAACAGTTCGATATTTTGCAAGAAGGGGAATTAAATAGAATTGCTGTTACTTGGCAGCAAATGGATAGGGTTGAGCAAAGGAGGAGTATTAATTATGTACTCCGTCGCTTGGTCTCGATCAAAAACAGCAGTGCTTATGTTAAAGATATCTATGTTCATATCCCTTCCATAAATAAAACAATATCGGCTAATAGCGCTGTACATGCCCTAGAACGAGAGCGCTACGAGCAGATCCGTTCCATGGGAGGTCCCGGTGCAAGCCGATTGGTCAGACAGGGAGATTCGCTTCAGCTCAGCGCATTCAGGTTTGGGGGAAAGCATAACAAGGAGCCGCTATGTACTGTTCAGGTTGAAATCGATAGCGAGAAATTAAAAGACACACTGCAACTACTCAATGTATACCCTGGAAGCGGATCCATGCTCATTTCGAAGGATTCTGGATTTCAAGTTGAGAGCCGCGGTGCGTCGCAAGAGGTTATAGAGGCTTTCAAGAGAAAGGCTGGGGGGAGAACTGACAATACGATCATTTTAGGAATTGAAGGCCACAAGTATCATTTTAACATGGCAGATTCCAACAAACTTAACCTTTCACTTCTATCCTATTTACCTGAGGAAACCGTTAAAAGACCGTTATATAAATTTAATCGTTGGGCATGGTTATTTATGATTACGTCAGTCTTTGCCCTGCTCGTCTATATTATCTCCACCTATCGTTTCGTTCATCGACCACTGCTTCTATTAGTACAAAGCTTTCGAAGAATGGAGAGCGGAATTCTAAATAGTCAAATCAAACATGCCCAAAAGGATGAGTTTGGCTACCTATACGATCGCTTTAATCAAATGCTCATTAAGCTGCAAACATTAATAGACCAAGATTATAAGCAAAAATTGATGATGCAAAAGGCCGAGTTAAAACAATTACAATCGCAAATTAATCCCCATTTCTTATATAACAGCTTTTTTATTCTGAATTCGCTTGCCAAAACTGGCGATATAGAACGGATTGAGAAATTCACGGTTATGCTGGGCGAATATTATAGATTTATTACGCGTAATAGTGAAGACAACGTGCCGCTCTCCGAGGAAATCAAGCATGCAAGAAGGTATATGGAGATTCAGCAGCTTCGATTTTCCAGACGAATCCGTGTTCAATTCGATGAACTACCTAAGGAGATGGAGAGGATTAAGGTACCTAGGCTGATCGTTCAGCCGATTATTGAAAATGCGTATGAACATAGTCTCGAAAAAGTGCAGAAGGAAGGCTTGTTAAGGGTCACATTTGCACAGTCCTCTGGCGAATGGACTATTTCCGTGGAGGACAATGGAATCTGCCTTGATGATGCAGAAATCGAGATGCTAAAGGAGCACTTAGCACATCATACTAAATCTCATGAAATGACCGGATTAATGAACATTCATCGACGCATCGTACTGACCTATGGAGAAGGCAGCGGATTAATCATATCGAGAAGTGAACTAAATGGTCTTAAGATTGTCATTCGAATTCAGGCCAAGGAGGAGATCCTAGATGTATAG